The following are encoded in a window of Desulfocurvus vexinensis DSM 17965 genomic DNA:
- the phoU gene encoding phosphate signaling complex protein PhoU yields MPRKETHFHQQIDELKIMILQMAAYVERAVDSATRALLDRNAELAERVIEGDAKINQMENDIDEFSLELLVREQPMARDLRFITGCRRAVIDLERAGDEAVNIAEKTIYLSKLSETPHSPMLEELVATAKDMLRLSIEALQEENVEKASDVCRMDYKADDLNVRILKKTMDDMVTEVTGVRRAVNTILAARSLERIGDLSTNLAETTIFVVKGVSVKHNCQRF; encoded by the coding sequence ATGCCCAGGAAGGAAACCCATTTCCATCAGCAGATAGACGAACTCAAGATCATGATCCTGCAGATGGCGGCCTATGTGGAGCGCGCCGTGGACAGCGCGACCCGCGCGCTGCTGGACCGCAACGCCGAGCTGGCCGAGCGCGTCATCGAGGGCGACGCGAAGATCAACCAGATGGAGAACGACATCGACGAGTTCTCGCTGGAGCTTCTGGTGCGCGAGCAGCCCATGGCCCGCGACCTGCGCTTCATCACCGGCTGCCGCCGGGCGGTGATCGACCTGGAGCGCGCGGGGGACGAGGCCGTGAACATCGCCGAGAAGACCATCTACCTCTCCAAGCTCTCGGAGACGCCCCACAGCCCGATGCTCGAAGAGCTGGTGGCCACGGCCAAGGACATGCTGCGCCTGTCCATCGAGGCCCTGCAGGAGGAGAACGTGGAGAAGGCCTCGGACGTGTGCCGCATGGACTACAAGGCCGACGACCTCAACGTGCGCATCCTCAAGAAAACCATGGATGACATGGTTACCGAGGTCACGGGCGTGCGCCGCGCCGTGAACACCATCCTGGCCGCCCGCAGCCTGGAGCGCATCGGCGACCTGTCCACCAACCTGGCCGAGACGACGATCTTCGTGGTCAAGGGCGTGAGCGTGAAGCACAACTGCCAGCGGTTCTAG
- a CDS encoding response regulator, whose translation MTRETVLIVEDEEDILNLLQFNFESAGFDVHATGDGREGLAMARRLKPDIVLLDLMLPGMDGFDICKSLKRDQETAQIPVVMLTARGEEVDRIVGLELGADDYVVKPFSFRELLLRVRAVLRRSTGQPTERATMERDGLSIDLEAHKVFIEGKEVGLTATEFKLLSELIRTSPRVRTRDQLLTSVWGYEFEGYARTVDTHVRRLRQKLGDHAALIETVRGVGYRFKE comes from the coding sequence ATGACCAGGGAAACCGTTCTGATCGTCGAGGACGAGGAGGACATCCTGAACCTCCTGCAGTTCAATTTCGAGTCCGCCGGGTTCGACGTGCATGCCACGGGTGACGGGCGCGAGGGCCTGGCCATGGCCAGGCGCCTGAAGCCGGACATCGTGCTGCTGGACCTGATGCTTCCGGGGATGGACGGCTTCGACATCTGCAAATCCCTCAAGCGCGACCAGGAGACGGCCCAGATTCCGGTGGTCATGCTCACGGCGCGCGGCGAGGAGGTGGATCGCATCGTCGGCCTGGAGCTTGGCGCCGACGACTACGTGGTCAAGCCCTTCAGCTTCCGCGAGCTGCTGTTGCGGGTGCGCGCCGTGCTGCGGCGCAGCACGGGCCAGCCCACCGAGCGCGCCACCATGGAGCGCGACGGCCTGTCCATCGACCTGGAAGCGCACAAGGTGTTCATCGAGGGCAAGGAGGTCGGGCTGACGGCCACGGAGTTCAAGCTGCTCTCCGAGCTGATCCGCACCAGCCCCCGGGTGCGCACCCGCGACCAGCTCTTGACCTCGGTCTGGGGCTACGAGTTCGAGGGCTACGCCCGCACGGTGGACACCCATGTGCGCCGCCTGCGCCAGAAGCTGGGCGACCACGCCGCGCTCATCGAAACCGTGCGCGGGGTGGGCTACCGCTTCAAGGAATAG
- the cas1 gene encoding type II CRISPR-associated endonuclease Cas1, whose protein sequence is MIPRTVEVSGDSRHLCKELGFLAVYCKKELLGRIPLDDLGLVLACGHGLTYSNGLLVALAERGVPLVVCDQGLRPAAVFWPLQAHGEQGRRMQAQANATAPLKKRLWQQLVACKIRMQAAAARRVGAAHGHLEALSRSVASGDSTNREAAAAKVYWRLCFGPSFRRDRDTPGTNALLNYAYGVVRGATARAVMLAGLHPSFSLHHSALRNPLALVDDLMEPYRPLADLLVLELGRKQPEELNPESKRALAQITIADVRVGKGISTVGESLKECAASLADVLMGQRKTLALPRGLTGPDAP, encoded by the coding sequence ATGATCCCGAGAACGGTGGAGGTCAGCGGTGATTCGCGCCATCTGTGCAAGGAGCTCGGCTTTCTTGCCGTCTACTGCAAAAAGGAGTTGCTCGGACGCATCCCGCTGGACGACCTGGGGCTCGTCCTGGCCTGCGGGCACGGGCTGACGTACAGCAACGGCCTTCTCGTCGCGCTGGCGGAGCGGGGCGTGCCTCTGGTGGTTTGCGACCAGGGGCTACGCCCCGCAGCCGTTTTCTGGCCCCTGCAGGCCCACGGCGAGCAGGGGCGGCGGATGCAGGCCCAGGCCAACGCCACCGCCCCGCTCAAAAAGCGCCTCTGGCAGCAGCTCGTCGCATGCAAAATCCGCATGCAGGCTGCGGCAGCCCGGCGCGTAGGGGCAGCCCATGGGCACCTGGAGGCCCTCTCCCGTTCGGTGGCCTCCGGCGACAGCACCAACCGCGAAGCCGCAGCGGCCAAGGTATATTGGCGCCTTTGCTTCGGCCCGTCCTTCCGGCGAGACAGGGACACCCCCGGGACCAACGCGCTCCTGAACTACGCCTACGGCGTTGTGCGCGGGGCAACGGCCCGCGCGGTCATGCTGGCGGGTCTGCATCCGTCCTTCAGCCTGCACCACTCCGCCTTGCGCAACCCCCTGGCCCTGGTGGACGACCTCATGGAGCCTTACCGCCCTCTGGCCGACCTCCTTGTGCTCGAATTGGGCCGGAAACAGCCGGAGGAACTGAACCCCGAGTCCAAACGGGCCCTCGCCCAAATCACCATCGCCGATGTCCGGGTCGGCAAGGGCATCAGCACCGTCGGCGAAAGCCTCAAGGAATGCGCGGCGTCTCTGGCCGATGTGCTCATGGGCCAGCGCAAAACCCTCGCCCTGCCGCGCGGCCTGACAGGGCCCGACGCGCCATGA
- the cas9 gene encoding type II CRISPR RNA-guided endonuclease Cas9 (Cas9, originally named Csn1, is the large, multifunctional signature protein of type II CRISPR/Cas systems. It is well known even to general audiences because its RNA-guided endonuclease activity has made it a popular tool for custom editing of eukaryotic genomes.) has product MRYRLSLDVGTNSIGWCVLRLDDTLKPEGIEAIGSRIFPDGRDAKTKASLAEDRRIARSARRRRDRYLKRRTELLQLLKENGLMPSEQSACKALELQNPYALRARGLDEPLELHEFGRVLFHLNQRRGFKSNRRTDSGEDAGPIKEGIARLKAQLQEANARTYGEYLFALAQKGQPVRIRREDDSPKTQYPFYPERTLLQEEFQALWEKQRCHYPSLTDDLRQTLEDAIFYQRPLRPVQPGRCTFNPGEDRAPRALPTAQRFRMLQETNNIRIVSPTLEKRPLTLKERDAVLQTLLGAKKRTFEQIRKTLGLSAEDKITLESAKRTALSGDDTGFSLAKKECFGKSWWTLPLQEQDEIVSLLLTEEDESVLHDILTTRWALTDAQATQVGALSFLKGFAQLGMTALCAITAELEKDVIPYSEAVARAKLGSHSDFRDGVIWERLPYYGEILRRHIAKGTGKHTDRQEQRLGRIANPTVHIALNQIRRVVNELIKTLGHPTQVVVEVARELKEGEEGRRERERTQAEHQKANEGRKARLREMGIAVTGDALLRMRLWEELHPDAASRRCVYTGEPISMERLFSSEVEIEHILPFSASLDDSPANKTLSLRAANRYKAERSPAQAFAASPPGYDWQGILGRAAFLPDNKTWRFAEGAMERFDAEGGFLERQLKDTQYIATVAREYMTAICDHRQVWVTPGRLTNLLGRHWGLPKKNRDDHRHHAFDAVLIGVADRRILQLVGQTHARERLAGVERFLSTLPEPWPGFRDETIQACRGIIVSHKSDNRPGGRLHNATAYGLYKENSGIQIAQHKVPVSSLTTIADIRKIKGIGIASRFLALAGNLSPQECVEAILHIRGMKEKEAIEHLNSLVDCDDKTFKQRLQDYARKKGIRRVRILEPLTLIPINDKAGHPYKWFKGDSNAYYEIFAGQDGQWTGRIVSTFQACQSQDTAEQPSGDLVARLSNRDMLELEHEGIRKIVYVVKLSEKQLAFAEHFEANTDARNRDKDDAFRFIYKGSPDALRKAKARPIFITPAGKVIYKELPSHDPENGGGQR; this is encoded by the coding sequence ATGCGCTATCGCCTTTCCCTGGACGTCGGCACGAATTCCATCGGCTGGTGTGTCTTGCGCCTGGACGATACCCTGAAACCGGAAGGCATTGAGGCTATCGGCTCAAGGATATTCCCCGATGGACGCGACGCGAAAACCAAGGCCTCCCTGGCAGAAGACAGACGCATCGCGCGCAGTGCCCGCAGGCGCAGAGACCGGTACCTCAAGCGCCGCACGGAATTGCTGCAACTTCTGAAAGAGAATGGACTCATGCCCTCAGAGCAATCCGCCTGCAAGGCTCTGGAGTTACAGAACCCTTATGCACTCAGGGCGCGCGGCCTTGATGAGCCGCTTGAGCTTCACGAATTCGGGCGCGTCCTTTTCCACCTCAACCAGCGGCGCGGGTTCAAGAGCAACCGCCGGACGGACTCGGGCGAAGACGCTGGCCCCATCAAAGAGGGCATCGCCAGGCTCAAGGCGCAACTCCAGGAAGCCAACGCCAGAACCTACGGGGAATACCTCTTCGCCCTCGCCCAAAAAGGTCAGCCGGTGCGCATCCGTCGGGAAGATGACAGCCCCAAAACGCAATACCCCTTCTATCCCGAGCGGACCCTTCTCCAGGAAGAATTCCAGGCCCTTTGGGAAAAACAGCGCTGCCACTACCCCTCGCTGACCGACGACCTGCGGCAAACGCTCGAAGATGCCATCTTTTATCAAAGGCCACTGCGCCCCGTGCAGCCAGGGCGATGCACATTCAACCCGGGTGAAGACCGTGCCCCCCGGGCTCTGCCAACGGCCCAGCGTTTCAGGATGCTTCAAGAGACAAACAATATACGGATTGTCTCTCCGACCCTTGAGAAAAGGCCCCTCACCTTGAAGGAGCGTGACGCTGTGCTGCAAACGCTCCTCGGTGCCAAGAAGCGCACCTTCGAGCAGATCAGGAAAACTCTCGGCCTCAGTGCAGAGGACAAAATCACCCTCGAATCGGCAAAGCGCACAGCCCTATCCGGCGATGACACCGGCTTCTCCCTTGCAAAGAAGGAATGCTTCGGGAAAAGCTGGTGGACACTCCCGCTTCAGGAACAGGATGAAATCGTCTCCCTGCTGCTCACGGAGGAAGACGAATCCGTCCTGCACGACATCCTGACAACGCGGTGGGCGCTGACCGATGCGCAAGCCACGCAGGTGGGCGCGCTGTCCTTCCTCAAGGGCTTCGCCCAACTCGGGATGACGGCCCTGTGCGCCATAACGGCGGAACTGGAAAAGGACGTGATCCCCTACTCCGAGGCCGTCGCAAGAGCGAAACTCGGGAGTCATTCCGACTTCCGCGATGGCGTCATATGGGAACGGCTGCCCTACTACGGCGAAATCCTCCGCCGCCACATCGCAAAAGGCACGGGAAAACACACCGACAGGCAGGAGCAGCGCCTCGGGCGAATCGCCAACCCCACCGTGCATATCGCCCTCAACCAGATTCGCCGGGTGGTCAACGAGCTCATCAAGACCCTCGGGCATCCCACGCAAGTTGTCGTCGAGGTCGCCCGGGAGCTCAAGGAAGGCGAAGAAGGCCGCAGGGAACGGGAGCGCACCCAGGCCGAGCACCAAAAGGCCAACGAAGGGCGCAAGGCCCGGCTCCGCGAAATGGGCATCGCCGTCACGGGGGACGCCCTGCTCCGCATGCGCCTTTGGGAGGAGCTCCACCCCGACGCAGCGTCACGCCGCTGCGTCTACACCGGCGAGCCCATCTCCATGGAGCGGCTTTTCTCCTCGGAAGTGGAAATCGAACACATCCTGCCTTTTTCCGCATCCCTCGACGACAGCCCGGCAAACAAAACCCTCAGTCTGCGCGCGGCGAACCGCTACAAGGCCGAGCGCAGCCCGGCCCAAGCCTTTGCCGCCTCCCCTCCCGGGTACGACTGGCAAGGTATCCTGGGCAGAGCGGCCTTCCTGCCGGACAACAAGACCTGGCGCTTCGCCGAGGGCGCCATGGAGCGCTTCGATGCCGAGGGAGGCTTCCTGGAACGCCAACTGAAGGACACGCAGTACATCGCCACCGTCGCCAGGGAGTACATGACCGCCATCTGTGACCACCGGCAGGTGTGGGTCACCCCGGGGCGGCTCACCAACCTGCTCGGCAGGCACTGGGGCCTGCCGAAGAAAAACCGCGACGACCACCGGCACCACGCCTTCGACGCCGTGCTCATCGGTGTGGCGGACAGACGCATACTGCAACTCGTCGGCCAGACCCACGCCCGGGAGCGTCTTGCCGGGGTGGAGCGCTTTCTCTCCACTCTTCCCGAGCCCTGGCCAGGGTTCCGCGACGAAACCATCCAGGCCTGCCGGGGCATCATCGTCTCCCACAAGTCGGACAACCGCCCCGGCGGGCGCCTGCATAACGCCACCGCCTATGGGCTCTACAAGGAAAATTCGGGCATACAAATCGCGCAGCACAAAGTGCCGGTCTCGTCTCTCACCACCATCGCCGACATCCGGAAGATCAAGGGCATCGGCATCGCATCCCGGTTTCTTGCTCTTGCGGGCAACCTGTCGCCGCAGGAGTGCGTCGAGGCCATTCTGCACATCAGGGGCATGAAGGAAAAAGAGGCTATCGAACATCTAAACTCGCTAGTCGATTGCGACGACAAGACGTTCAAACAGCGCCTGCAAGACTACGCGCGCAAGAAAGGCATCCGAAGAGTCCGCATCCTGGAGCCCTTGACGCTCATCCCCATCAACGACAAAGCCGGGCATCCGTACAAATGGTTCAAGGGCGACAGCAACGCCTACTATGAAATCTTCGCCGGACAGGATGGCCAGTGGACGGGAAGAATCGTCTCCACTTTCCAAGCCTGCCAGAGCCAGGACACTGCGGAACAGCCCAGCGGAGACCTCGTCGCCAGGCTCTCCAACCGGGACATGCTGGAGCTTGAGCACGAAGGCATTCGGAAAATTGTCTATGTTGTGAAGCTCTCCGAGAAGCAACTCGCCTTCGCCGAACACTTCGAGGCCAACACGGATGCAAGAAACAGGGACAAGGACGACGCGTTCCGATTCATCTACAAGGGAAGCCCGGACGCGCTGAGAAAGGCCAAGGCCCGTCCGATCTTCATCACTCCGGCGGGCAAGGTGATCTACAAGGAGTTGCCCAGCCATGATCCCGAGAACGGTGGAGGTCAGCGGTGA
- the cas2 gene encoding CRISPR-associated endonuclease Cas2, producing MTVLSGYRIMWMLVMFDLPVLTAQERKEANAFRRALLNLGFERAQFSVYLRFCPGKEKVQALTKRIKTLLPTGGQVDILMFTDKQYGNIVSFSSRERSRRGKPEQLTLF from the coding sequence ATGACGGTGCTGAGCGGCTACAGAATCATGTGGATGCTGGTCATGTTCGATCTGCCGGTGCTCACCGCACAGGAAAGGAAGGAAGCCAACGCCTTCCGCCGCGCTCTGCTCAACCTCGGCTTCGAGCGGGCGCAATTCTCCGTCTACCTGCGGTTCTGTCCCGGCAAGGAGAAGGTCCAGGCCCTGACCAAACGCATCAAGACCCTGCTGCCCACAGGCGGGCAGGTGGATATCCTGATGTTCACCGACAAGCAGTACGGCAACATCGTCAGCTTCTCCTCCCGGGAGAGGAGCAGGCGGGGAAAACCGGAGCAACTGACCCTGTTTTAG
- the pstB gene encoding phosphate ABC transporter ATP-binding protein PstB, translating into MAEHVKMTAENLDFFYGEFKALKGIDLTFGQNRVTALIGPSGCGKSTFLRCLNRMNDLIAGTRVEGRVALDGKDIYDPKLDVVDLRRQVGMVFQKPNPFPKTIFENVAYGLRVNGWKNKGDIAERVEESLHQAALWEEVKDRLHESALGLSGGQQQRLCIARALAVRPEVLLMDEPASALDPIATQKIEELIHDLKVNLTIIIVTHNMQQAARVSDVTAFFYMGTLVEVDATETLFTRPKNKQTEDYITGRFG; encoded by the coding sequence ATGGCAGAACACGTCAAGATGACCGCCGAGAACCTCGATTTCTTCTACGGCGAATTCAAGGCCCTCAAGGGCATCGACCTCACCTTCGGGCAGAACCGGGTCACGGCGCTCATCGGCCCCTCGGGCTGCGGCAAGAGCACGTTCTTGCGCTGCCTGAACCGCATGAACGACCTGATTGCCGGCACGCGGGTCGAAGGCCGCGTGGCCCTGGACGGCAAGGACATCTACGACCCCAAGCTCGACGTGGTGGACCTGCGCCGCCAGGTGGGCATGGTCTTCCAGAAGCCCAACCCCTTCCCCAAGACCATCTTCGAGAACGTGGCCTACGGGCTGCGGGTCAACGGTTGGAAGAACAAGGGCGACATCGCCGAGCGCGTGGAGGAGAGCCTGCACCAGGCCGCCCTGTGGGAGGAGGTCAAGGACCGGCTGCACGAGTCGGCCCTGGGGCTGTCCGGCGGGCAGCAGCAGCGGCTGTGCATCGCCCGGGCCCTGGCCGTGCGCCCCGAGGTGCTGCTCATGGACGAGCCCGCCAGCGCCCTGGACCCCATCGCCACCCAGAAGATCGAGGAACTGATCCACGATCTCAAGGTGAACCTGACCATCATCATCGTGACGCACAACATGCAGCAGGCGGCCCGCGTGTCCGACGTGACGGCCTTCTTCTACATGGGCACCCTGGTGGAGGTCGATGCCACGGAGACCCTGTTCACCCGCCCCAAGAACAAGCAGACCGAAGACTACATCACCGGCCGCTTCGGCTAG
- a CDS encoding sensor histidine kinase: MHSSMPFRTRLLLSFVIVIMLALMLPAYYARQLFRGEILDDAQAGAIRELRLAALLIEQRGGFDGEQDLHDWLADLGARLDARVTYITEGGRVIADSHLVYPHVADLDNHGLRPEILDAERDEYGLSQRFSATLDKDMLYAAKRVQAIAGLPAGFLRLAVPYAGIRSRLERLQQNFFVVFGLALGMAFVLSVILTRTMGRSIKEMIDVAEAIGKGDYKKRIRFFPGSEFEPLARAINTMAGNINSQVSTITEQALELEAILDGMREGLMVLDGSGRILKVNRALVRIFPDATLFVERRPLEIVLSPELQAACDRAVAGGVDAQGPQTIQIEPEKDRIYDVTIMPLNPGERGLGAIIVFHDISELKRLERVRRDFVANVSHELRTPLTTIKGYSETLLTNRKADGKTAQKFLEIILKNADHMAKMVEDLLHLSRLESGKQQFSPERVSAADALAEALRTCEPLAQAKNIRLASSLPEAGAFVRADFDRLVQVFRNLVENAIKYGPEDSVVSVDFAQAEGETVFGVSDFGPGIPKEEASRIFERFYRVEKHRTKHAGGSSGLGLAICKHIVERLGGRIWVAPRQDADTGSVFHFTMPADTSGEGDPA, encoded by the coding sequence ATGCACAGCTCCATGCCCTTCAGGACGCGCCTGCTCCTGTCTTTCGTCATCGTCATCATGCTGGCGCTGATGCTGCCCGCGTACTACGCGCGCCAGCTCTTCCGCGGCGAGATCCTCGACGACGCCCAGGCCGGGGCCATCCGCGAACTGCGTCTGGCGGCGCTGCTCATCGAGCAGCGCGGGGGCTTTGACGGCGAGCAGGACCTGCACGACTGGCTGGCGGACCTGGGCGCGCGCCTGGACGCGCGGGTGACCTACATCACCGAGGGCGGGCGCGTCATTGCCGATTCGCATCTGGTCTACCCCCACGTGGCCGACCTGGACAACCACGGCCTGCGCCCCGAGATCCTCGACGCCGAGCGCGACGAATACGGCCTGAGCCAGCGCTTCAGCGCCACCCTGGACAAGGACATGCTCTACGCGGCCAAGCGAGTGCAGGCCATCGCCGGGCTGCCTGCGGGCTTTTTGCGTCTGGCCGTGCCCTACGCGGGCATCCGCTCGCGCCTGGAGCGCCTGCAACAGAATTTCTTCGTGGTCTTCGGGCTGGCCCTGGGCATGGCCTTCGTGCTCTCGGTGATCCTGACCCGGACCATGGGCCGCTCCATCAAGGAAATGATCGACGTGGCCGAGGCCATCGGCAAGGGCGACTACAAGAAGCGCATCCGCTTCTTCCCCGGCAGCGAGTTCGAGCCCCTGGCCCGGGCCATCAACACCATGGCCGGGAACATCAATTCCCAGGTCTCGACCATCACCGAACAGGCCCTGGAACTGGAAGCCATCCTGGACGGCATGCGCGAGGGGCTGATGGTGCTGGACGGCAGCGGGCGCATCCTCAAGGTCAACCGGGCCTTGGTGCGCATCTTCCCCGACGCCACGCTGTTCGTGGAGCGCAGGCCGCTGGAGATCGTGCTCTCGCCCGAGCTGCAGGCCGCGTGCGACCGGGCCGTGGCCGGGGGCGTGGACGCCCAGGGCCCGCAGACCATCCAGATCGAGCCCGAGAAGGACCGCATCTACGACGTGACCATCATGCCCCTGAACCCCGGGGAGCGCGGGCTGGGGGCGATCATCGTCTTCCACGACATCTCCGAGCTCAAGCGCCTGGAGCGCGTGCGCCGCGACTTCGTGGCCAACGTCTCCCACGAGCTGCGCACCCCGCTGACGACCATCAAGGGCTACTCCGAGACCCTGTTGACCAACCGCAAGGCCGACGGCAAGACGGCCCAGAAGTTCCTGGAGATCATCCTCAAGAACGCCGACCACATGGCCAAGATGGTCGAGGACCTGCTGCACCTGTCGCGCCTGGAAAGCGGCAAACAGCAGTTCAGCCCCGAGCGGGTCAGCGCCGCCGACGCCCTGGCCGAGGCCCTGCGCACCTGCGAGCCCCTGGCCCAGGCCAAGAACATCCGCCTGGCCAGCAGCCTGCCCGAGGCCGGGGCCTTCGTGCGCGCGGACTTCGACCGGCTGGTGCAGGTGTTCCGCAACCTGGTGGAGAACGCCATCAAGTACGGCCCGGAGGACTCGGTGGTCAGCGTGGATTTTGCGCAGGCCGAGGGCGAGACGGTGTTCGGGGTCAGCGATTTCGGGCCCGGCATCCCCAAGGAGGAGGCCTCGCGCATCTTCGAGCGCTTCTACCGCGTGGAGAAGCACCGCACCAAGCATGCCGGGGGCTCCAGCGGGCTTGGGCTGGCCATCTGCAAGCATATCGTCGAACGCCTGGGCGGGCGGATCTGGGTGGCCCCCCGCCAGGACGCCGACACCGGCTCGGTGTTCCATTTCACCATGCCCGCCGACACCTCCGGCGAGGGCGACCCCGCGTAG
- a CDS encoding inorganic phosphate transporter: MDLYDLFFLLSLAAGFLMAFNLGANDVANSMASAVGARAITVKQAVFIAGILNFVGAVFLGSHVTATVSKGIINPAGISDPQLILIGMFSALLAAALWVLIATLTGLPVSSTHSIVGAILGFGIVAGGPSVVQWSKLGGVVASWFVSPFFAALVGFLIFTQIRRKIFMATHFIESARTWGPRWMALTMVLVGFSFLYKTPVGEQLALAWYQSLALVAVLALVVWYLSARMAWRLAKRVEESAEGVEAIFRKMQIFTSCYVALSQGANDVANAVGPIAAIYVLAKQGALLAKADVPLWLLGLGGLGIALGICVLGHKVMATVGEKITTLTNTRGFAVDFAAATTVLVASKLGLPVSTTHAAVGAVTGVGLARGFRAVDFGVLGKIVVYWLLTVPIAALTSIVIFQVLRWTFL, from the coding sequence ATGGACCTCTACGACCTGTTCTTCCTCCTCTCCCTGGCCGCAGGGTTCCTCATGGCCTTCAACCTGGGGGCCAACGACGTGGCCAACTCCATGGCCTCGGCCGTGGGCGCGCGCGCCATCACGGTCAAGCAGGCCGTGTTCATCGCGGGCATCCTGAACTTCGTGGGCGCCGTGTTCCTGGGCTCCCACGTCACGGCCACGGTGAGCAAGGGCATCATCAACCCCGCAGGCATCTCCGACCCGCAGCTCATCCTCATCGGCATGTTCTCGGCGCTGCTGGCCGCCGCCCTGTGGGTGCTCATCGCCACGCTCACCGGCCTGCCCGTGTCCAGCACGCACTCCATCGTCGGGGCCATCCTGGGTTTCGGCATCGTGGCCGGGGGCCCCTCGGTGGTCCAGTGGAGCAAGCTGGGCGGGGTGGTGGCCTCGTGGTTCGTCTCGCCGTTCTTCGCCGCCCTGGTCGGCTTTCTCATCTTCACGCAGATCCGGCGCAAGATATTCATGGCCACCCATTTCATCGAAAGCGCCCGCACCTGGGGCCCGCGCTGGATGGCCCTGACCATGGTCCTGGTGGGCTTCTCCTTCCTGTACAAGACCCCGGTGGGCGAGCAGCTGGCCCTGGCGTGGTACCAGTCCCTGGCCCTGGTGGCGGTGCTGGCGCTGGTGGTGTGGTACCTGTCTGCACGCATGGCCTGGCGGCTGGCCAAGCGGGTGGAGGAGAGCGCCGAGGGCGTGGAGGCCATCTTCCGCAAGATGCAGATTTTCACCTCGTGCTACGTGGCCCTGTCGCAGGGCGCCAACGACGTGGCCAACGCCGTGGGGCCCATCGCGGCCATCTATGTGCTGGCCAAGCAGGGTGCGCTGCTGGCCAAGGCCGACGTGCCCCTGTGGCTGCTGGGCCTGGGCGGGCTGGGCATCGCCCTGGGCATCTGCGTGCTGGGGCACAAGGTCATGGCCACAGTGGGCGAGAAGATCACCACCCTGACCAACACCCGCGGTTTCGCCGTGGACTTCGCGGCGGCCACCACGGTGCTGGTGGCCTCCAAGCTGGGCCTGCCGGTCTCCACGACCCACGCCGCCGTGGGCGCGGTCACCGGGGTCGGCCTGGCGCGGGGTTTCCGGGCTGTGGACTTCGGGGTCCTGGGCAAGATAGTGGTCTATTGGCTGCTCACGGTGCCCATCGCGGCACTCACGTCCATCGTCATCTTTCAGGTCCTGCGCTGGACGTTCCTGTAG
- a CDS encoding DUF47 domain-containing protein, with product MRVPFFGMLADKSPLDGLLEHYEKINGCVALIKESMECYVAGGACREFMELAEQIDEIENQADLIKRRIRNHLPRGLFMPVDKALFLNYTKAQDNVLDEAQEAMQWLAMRRVDIPADFQLAIIELIEEVKTITDMLGPALSATLGLIYTKHLDRRGTKDQFWAIRRKRSAIFKMKNRLVSRIYNAEMDFKDIYQLIHFVEKLHGMAHNTENCADILRSMIAR from the coding sequence ATGCGCGTCCCCTTCTTTGGAATGCTGGCCGACAAGTCGCCCCTGGACGGGCTGCTGGAGCACTACGAGAAGATCAACGGCTGCGTGGCCCTGATCAAGGAGTCCATGGAGTGCTATGTGGCGGGCGGGGCCTGCCGCGAATTCATGGAGCTCGCGGAGCAGATCGACGAGATCGAGAACCAGGCCGACCTCATCAAGCGGCGCATCCGCAACCACCTGCCGCGCGGCCTGTTCATGCCCGTGGACAAGGCCCTGTTCCTCAACTACACCAAGGCCCAGGACAACGTGCTGGACGAGGCCCAGGAGGCCATGCAGTGGCTGGCCATGCGCCGGGTGGACATCCCCGCCGACTTCCAGCTGGCCATCATCGAGCTGATCGAAGAGGTCAAGACCATCACCGACATGCTCGGCCCGGCGCTGTCGGCCACCCTGGGGCTCATCTACACCAAGCACCTGGACCGGCGCGGCACCAAGGACCAATTCTGGGCCATCCGCCGCAAGCGCAGCGCCATCTTCAAGATGAAGAACCGCCTGGTCAGCCGCATCTACAACGCCGAGATGGACTTCAAGGACATCTACCAGCTCATCCACTTCGTGGAAAAACTGCACGGCATGGCCCACAACACCGAGAACTGCGCCGACATCCTGCGCTCGATGATCGCCCGCTAG